A part of Setaria viridis chromosome 8, Setaria_viridis_v4.0, whole genome shotgun sequence genomic DNA contains:
- the LOC117833252 gene encoding lipase, with amino-acid sequence MAAKGAMAALLVAALLACASPPGAAAAAVEQGVLRMKPCDGGYPYNRTLAHILVEYASAVYTSDLTSLFTWTCPRCKGHTKGFEVIEVIVDVENCLQAFVGVAPDPRSIIIAFRGTQQHSVSNWIEDLFWKQLDVTYPGMPDAMVHHGFYTAYYNTTLRHEILKSIQWARKTYGKLPINVVGHSMGGALASFCALDLSVKFGSQEVELMTFGQPRIGNPAFAAYFGAQVPRTIRVTHQNDIVPHLPPYYYYLGEWTYHHFAREVWLHVIIDGNVVTRNETVCDDSGEDPTCSRSVYGISVADHLEYYGVTLHSDSRGTCQFVMGAANSVYSYIREVDGTIILSRYAQEPHALESM; translated from the exons atggcTGCGAAGGGCGCGATGGCGGCGTTGCTCGTCGCGGCGCTCCTGGCATGCGCTTCTCCCCCTggagcggcggctgcggcggtggaGCAAGGAG TACTCAGGATGAAGCCTTGTGATGGTGGTTATCCTTATAATCGTACTCTTGCTCATATTCTTGTCGAATATGCATCTGCT GTGTATACATCTGACCTAACATCACTTTTCACATGGACCTGTCCAAGGTGCAAAGGTCACACAAAG GGTTTTGAGGTGATAGAGGTCATTGTAGATGTGGAGAACTGTTTACAG GCATTTGTTGGAGTTGCCCCTGACCCACGATCCATAATCATTGCATTTAGAGGCACTCAACAACACAG TGTCTCCAATTGGATTGAAGATCTCTTTTGGAAGCAGCTCGATGTGACTTATCCAGGCATGCCAGATGCAATG GTCCATCATGGATTTTATACTGCATATTATAATACAACTCTGCGACATGAGATCTTGAAATCTATTCAATGGGCAAGGAAAACATATGGAAAACTACCCATAAATGTTGTGGGTCACTCCATGGGAGGGGCGTTAGCTTCATTCTGTGCCCTTGATCTTTCT GTTAAGTTTGGATCACAGGAAGTTGAGCTCATGACTTTTGGACAGCCTCGGATAGGCAATCCTGCTTTTGCTGCATACTTTGGTGCTCAAGTTCCAAGAACAATCCGCGTGACCCATCAGAATGATATTGTGCCACATTTACCACCGTACTATTATTACCTAGGTGAATGGACATATCACCACTTTGCTAGAGAG GTTTGGCTTCATGTGATCATAGATGGAAATGTGGTTACCAGAAATGAGACAGTCTGTGATGATTCCGGTGAGGACCCAACCTGCAGCAG GTCGGTCTATGGAATAAGTGTGGCAGATCATCTTGAGTACTATGGCGTCACACTGCATTCCGATTCAAGGGGAACTTGTCAATTTGTGATGGGTGCAGCCAACTCAGTATACAGCTACATTCGTGAAGTTGATGGAACCATCATCTTGTCAAGATATGCGCAAGAACCACATGCCCTAGAATCCATGTGA
- the LOC117833253 gene encoding glutaredoxin-C10 — MDRVARLVSERTVVVFTASNCSWCNVVTSLLDSLGVHAAVHDLDRDPRGREMERELARRLGGGAGRGGSTPTVPAVFVGGDLVGGINRVLALHLSDELVRMLRNAGAICPC; from the coding sequence ATGGACCGCGTGGCGAGGCTGGTGTCGGAGCGGACGGTGGTGGTGTTCACGGCGAGCAACTGCAGCTGGTGCAACGTCGTGACGTCGCTGCTGGACAGCCTGGGCGTGCACGCCGCCGTGCACGATCTGGACAGGGACCCCCGGGGCCGGGAGATGGAGCGGGAGCTCGCCAGgaggctcggcggcggcgccgggcgcggtGGCAGCACACCGACCGTGCCGGCGGTGTTCGTAGGCGGCGACCTCGTCGGCGGGATTAACAGGGTCCTGGCGCTGCACCTCAGCGACGAGCTCGTGCGCATGCTCAGGAACGCCGGCGCGATCTGCCCATGCTAG
- the LOC117866991 gene encoding glutaredoxin-C10: MDRVARLVSERAVVVFTASNCSMCDVVTSLLGSLGVNAAVHDLDRDPRGREMERELARRLGGGSGPGGSTPTVPAVFVGGDLVGGTNRVMALHLAGELVPMLRNAGALWL; encoded by the coding sequence ATGGACCGCGTTGCGAGGCTGGTGTCGgagcgggcggtggtggtgttCACGGCGAGCAACTGCAGCATGTGCGACGTCGTGACGTCGCTGCTGGGCAGCCTGGGCGTGAACGCTGCCGTGCACGATCTGGACAGGGACCCCCGGGGCCGGGAGATGGAGCGGGAGCTCGCCAGGAGGCTGGGCGGCGGCTCCGGGCCCGGTGGCAGCACACCGACCGTGCCGGCGGTGTTCGTGGGCGGCGACCTCGTCGGTGGGACCAACAGGGTCATGGCGCTgcacctcgccggcgagctcgtgcCCATGCTCAGGAACGCCGGCGCGCTCTGGCTGTAG
- the LOC117833974 gene encoding glutaredoxin-C10 encodes MERVAALASERAVVVFTASNCSMGNVVVSLLSSLGVNAAVHEVDRDPRGREMEQDLARRLAGSSGGTPTVPAVFVGGNLVGGTARVMALHLAGELVPLLRSAGALWL; translated from the coding sequence ATGGagcgggtggcggcgctggcgtcggagcgggcggtggtggtgttCACAGCGAGCAACTGCAGCATGGGCAACGTCGTGGTCTCGCTGCTGAGCAGCCTGGGCGTGAACGCCGCCGTGCACGAGGTGGACAGGGACCCCCGCGGCCGGGAGATGGAGCAGGATCTCGCCAGGAGGCtcgccggcagcagcggcggcacaCCCACCGTGCCGGCGGTGTTCGTGGGCGGCAACCTTGTCGGAGGGACGGCCAGGGTCATGGCGCTgcacctcgccggcgagctcgtgcCCTTGCTCAGGAGCGCCGGCGCGCTCTGGCTGTAG